A single Bacteroidota bacterium DNA region contains:
- a CDS encoding SDR family oxidoreductase, whose protein sequence is MSFFRDKVIWITGASSGIGEALAKEFAAAKAKLVLSARREKELERVKNDCAKFISASTIFILPLDVAELSTVHSAVEKIIQRFGRIDILINNAGIAQRSFAGDTPVEVERKIMDVNYFAPTILTKAVLPVLRKQRSGNIVVISSVMGKLGYPGRSSYAASKHALHGYFESLRIEEHSNKIHVHIICPGYVKTNVSLNAVNEKGESHGKMDKGQERGMNAHAAAKKILNAIRKNRFETFFGGKEMLALTVKRFSPAAFYKIILREGKK, encoded by the coding sequence ATGAGTTTCTTCCGCGATAAAGTAATCTGGATTACGGGCGCATCGTCCGGCATAGGAGAAGCGCTGGCAAAAGAATTCGCTGCCGCGAAAGCAAAATTAGTTTTATCGGCCCGAAGGGAAAAAGAACTTGAACGCGTGAAAAACGACTGCGCGAAATTTATTTCCGCGTCAACTATTTTTATCCTTCCGCTCGATGTTGCTGAACTTTCAACGGTACATTCCGCAGTTGAAAAAATAATTCAGCGCTTCGGAAGAATAGATATATTGATTAACAATGCCGGCATTGCGCAACGTTCTTTTGCAGGAGATACGCCTGTTGAAGTGGAACGGAAAATAATGGATGTAAATTATTTCGCACCAACTATTTTAACAAAAGCGGTTTTGCCCGTCCTACGCAAACAGCGCAGCGGAAACATTGTGGTCATCAGCAGCGTGATGGGAAAACTCGGCTATCCCGGGCGCAGTTCCTATGCGGCAAGCAAGCACGCGCTGCACGGCTATTTTGAATCGCTGCGCATTGAAGAGCATTCCAATAAGATTCACGTGCACATCATCTGCCCGGGCTATGTGAAAACAAATGTTTCGCTGAATGCGGTGAACGAAAAAGGGGAGAGCCACGGCAAAATGGATAAAGGGCAGGAGCGCGGAATGAATGCGCACGCTGCCGCAAAAAAAATTCTGAACGCCATACGCAAAAACAGGTTCGAGACCTTTTTTGGCGGAAAGGAAATGCTGGCGCTTACCGTGAAAAGGTTTTCGCCTGCTGCGTTTTATAAAATTATTTTAAGAGAAGGGAAGAAGTAA
- a CDS encoding DUF4296 domain-containing protein → MKKLISIFIFSCLIFSCGENKTVSIPPTILPKEKMAAVIADIHLAEAEANIHMLPDSSSGKKISYGTIFEKHSVTKQQYEESLSFYISHPELLDEIYEAVLNELSKMQGEAKKQQ, encoded by the coding sequence GTGAAAAAACTCATTTCCATTTTTATTTTTTCCTGTTTGATTTTTTCCTGCGGGGAAAACAAAACGGTTTCCATTCCGCCTACTATTCTTCCCAAAGAAAAAATGGCGGCAGTGATTGCCGACATTCACCTGGCAGAAGCCGAAGCGAACATTCACATGCTGCCCGATTCTTCTTCGGGGAAAAAAATAAGTTACGGGACAATTTTCGAGAAGCATTCGGTTACCAAACAGCAGTACGAAGAAAGTTTATCTTTTTACATCAGCCATCCGGAACTCCTCGATGAAATTTATGAAGCCGTGCTGAATGAACTCAGCAAAATGCAGGGAGAAGCGAAGAAGCAGCAGTAA